Proteins from a single region of Pseudomonas sp. 10S4:
- a CDS encoding type I secretion system permease/ATPase, with product MTDPNARTRVSPETPQHNGSEDSGIASLVVIAQLSGVAISADRLKHLSGLSRPIDALTLVRLARQVALKARSTTSQISRIAQTPLPAIAELRDGRFLVVAKCANDNVLLHDEVQQRTFQLTLAEFEQIWSGRLILITSRAILAQGGGKFDMSWFIPSIVKYRKQFLEVLAGSFFLQLFGLVSPLFMQVVIDKVLVHKSMSTLDVLAFGLITISVFEALLGGLRTYVFSHTTNRVDVELGARLFNHLLGLPLAYFQARRVGDSVARVRELENIRNFLTGNALTVAMDMFFTLVFFAVMLTYSPMLTLIVFISLPCYIALSVIVTPVLKARLDEKFRRSSENQSFLVESVTGIETIKSMAVEPLMQRRWEEQLAGYVSSAFKASSLSSSANQVASLISKLTTAALLWFGARLVIGGDLSVGELIAFNMLSGRVSGPVLRLAQLWQDFQQVRLSMDRLGDILDNRAESGVSAGQASMPPVKGEVVFDRVVFRYRADGPEILRGLSLTAAAGAVIGIVGPSGSGKSTLTKLIQRLYSPERGRVLIDGMDLSVLDPASLRRQIGVVLQENMLFKGTVRDNIAFASPGMHFDQVVEAAELAGAHEFILELPQGYDTELGERGNGLSGGQRQRIAIARALVTNPKILIFDEATSALDAESESIIHGNMHKICKDRTVFIIAHRLSAVRIAQRIITVEKGLIVEEGSHDELLQQDGRYASLWRHQTGHLHVAA from the coding sequence ATGACTGACCCTAACGCAAGGACCCGCGTTTCGCCCGAAACGCCACAACACAATGGAAGTGAAGACAGTGGTATTGCATCACTCGTCGTCATTGCCCAGTTGTCCGGCGTCGCCATCAGCGCCGACCGCCTCAAACACCTGTCAGGGCTGTCCCGGCCTATCGATGCCTTGACGTTGGTGCGTCTGGCCCGGCAGGTCGCGCTCAAGGCCCGCTCTACCACCAGCCAGATCAGCCGCATTGCGCAGACGCCGCTTCCCGCTATCGCCGAACTTCGGGACGGACGCTTTCTGGTCGTGGCCAAGTGTGCGAACGACAACGTCTTGCTGCACGATGAAGTGCAACAGCGCACCTTTCAACTCACCTTGGCCGAGTTTGAACAAATCTGGTCCGGTCGTTTAATCCTGATTACTTCCCGCGCCATCCTGGCACAAGGCGGCGGCAAGTTTGATATGTCGTGGTTCATTCCGTCGATTGTCAAATATCGCAAACAATTTCTGGAAGTGTTGGCTGGCTCGTTTTTCCTGCAACTATTCGGTTTGGTTTCGCCGTTATTTATGCAGGTCGTGATTGATAAAGTGCTGGTGCACAAATCAATGTCGACTCTGGATGTATTGGCGTTCGGCCTGATTACCATCTCCGTGTTCGAAGCATTACTGGGTGGATTGCGCACTTACGTGTTCAGCCATACCACCAACCGGGTCGATGTCGAACTGGGTGCGCGCCTGTTCAATCACTTGCTGGGGCTGCCGCTGGCGTATTTCCAGGCGCGGCGAGTGGGCGACAGTGTGGCGCGGGTGCGCGAGCTGGAAAATATCCGCAACTTCCTCACCGGTAACGCGTTGACCGTGGCCATGGATATGTTTTTCACCCTGGTGTTCTTCGCGGTGATGTTGACCTATTCGCCCATGCTGACCTTGATCGTGTTTATCTCGTTGCCGTGCTACATCGCCTTGTCGGTCATCGTGACGCCAGTGCTCAAGGCCCGACTCGATGAAAAATTTCGCCGTAGCTCGGAAAACCAATCGTTCCTGGTGGAGTCGGTGACCGGCATCGAAACCATCAAGTCGATGGCCGTCGAACCCTTGATGCAGCGTCGCTGGGAAGAACAGCTGGCCGGCTACGTGTCCAGCGCCTTCAAGGCTTCCAGCCTTTCCAGTTCGGCCAATCAAGTGGCGTCCCTGATCAGTAAGCTCACCACCGCGGCCTTGTTGTGGTTTGGCGCCAGGCTGGTCATCGGTGGCGACCTTTCGGTGGGCGAACTGATTGCCTTCAATATGCTCTCCGGTCGGGTCAGCGGCCCGGTCTTGCGTCTGGCGCAACTGTGGCAAGACTTTCAGCAAGTGCGGCTGTCGATGGACCGCTTGGGCGACATCCTCGACAACCGCGCGGAATCCGGCGTCTCTGCCGGGCAAGCTTCAATGCCGCCGGTCAAGGGTGAAGTGGTGTTCGATCGGGTGGTGTTTCGCTACCGCGCCGACGGTCCGGAGATTCTGCGCGGTTTGTCATTGACCGCCGCAGCCGGCGCCGTCATCGGCATCGTCGGCCCCTCCGGTTCTGGCAAAAGTACCCTGACCAAATTGATCCAGCGCCTCTATTCACCCGAGCGCGGACGGGTACTGATCGACGGCATGGATTTGTCGGTGCTCGATCCCGCGTCACTGCGGCGGCAGATCGGAGTGGTCCTGCAAGAGAACATGCTGTTCAAAGGCACGGTGCGCGACAACATCGCCTTCGCTTCGCCGGGCATGCACTTTGATCAGGTGGTCGAAGCCGCAGAACTGGCCGGTGCCCACGAGTTCATCCTGGAACTGCCGCAAGGTTACGACACCGAACTGGGGGAGCGCGGCAATGGTTTGTCCGGTGGTCAGCGCCAACGCATCGCCATCGCGCGGGCACTGGTGACCAATCCGAAAATCCTGATCTTTGACGAAGCCACTTCCGCACTGGACGCAGAATCGGAATCGATCATTCACGGCAACATGCACAAGATCTGTAAGGATCGTACGGTGTTCATCATCGCTCACCGGTTGTCGGCGGTCAGAATTGCCCAACGGATCATCACGGTCGAGAAAGGCCTCATCGTCGAAGAAGGCAGCCACGACGAGCTGCTGCAACAAGACGGTCGTTACGCCTCGCTGTGGCGTCATCAGACAGGGCACCTGCATGTCGCTGCTTAA
- a CDS encoding HlyD family type I secretion periplasmic adaptor subunit, whose protein sequence is MSLLNRWFPRLQHYRDIARAALDAEKAQGNPLQRQRDEVEFLPAALEVLETPVSPVGRGLMWALMLLFAIALVWSTVGKLDVVAVAEGKVVPNGKSKTIQPLEAGIVKAILVDNGQHVTQGQALIELDPTEATADVGKSRTARVDAMLTINRAQALLDAQTVNRTPTVQPVPDATEDRQRDTQRFAEGAFYEHRSKLTSLRSELQKRVQELQTTQHKISSLQQTLPMTRAEEEDYQTLLQQSYVPRHAYLEKVQARIQQEQELAGQQSYAKELQATIQEQRDDIDTAIAQFRREQLDALNQAQQQLTQDQGDETKSRQRQSQTHLTAPVGGTVQELAVHTIGGVVTPAQALLVIVPDDAGLEVEAQILNRDIGFVRPGQDAEIKLDAFPYTHYGTIAGKVMSISQDAVKDDKLGLIYPARIQLSTHVVMADGKNSTGAGDVEFGGDQDRAAADY, encoded by the coding sequence ATGTCGCTGCTTAATCGATGGTTCCCACGGCTGCAGCATTACCGCGACATTGCCCGCGCGGCACTCGATGCTGAAAAAGCCCAAGGCAATCCCCTGCAACGCCAGCGTGACGAAGTCGAGTTTTTGCCGGCGGCGCTGGAGGTACTGGAAACGCCCGTGTCCCCGGTCGGTCGCGGCTTGATGTGGGCGCTGATGCTGTTGTTCGCCATTGCCCTGGTCTGGTCGACTGTCGGCAAACTCGACGTGGTTGCGGTGGCGGAGGGCAAGGTCGTCCCCAACGGCAAAAGCAAAACGATCCAACCGCTGGAAGCCGGCATCGTCAAGGCGATCCTGGTCGACAACGGCCAGCACGTGACCCAAGGCCAGGCCCTGATCGAACTGGACCCGACCGAGGCCACGGCGGATGTCGGTAAATCGAGGACGGCGCGGGTCGATGCAATGTTGACGATCAACCGCGCCCAAGCCCTGCTCGATGCGCAAACCGTCAATCGGACACCGACCGTCCAACCGGTGCCGGACGCTACCGAGGATCGACAACGAGATACCCAACGCTTCGCCGAAGGCGCCTTCTACGAACACCGCAGCAAACTCACCAGCTTGCGCTCGGAGTTGCAAAAACGCGTGCAGGAACTGCAAACCACCCAGCACAAAATCAGCAGCCTGCAGCAGACCTTGCCGATGACCCGCGCGGAAGAGGAGGACTACCAGACCTTGCTCCAGCAAAGCTACGTACCGCGCCATGCCTACCTGGAAAAGGTGCAAGCGCGCATCCAGCAGGAACAGGAGCTGGCCGGGCAACAGAGTTACGCCAAAGAACTGCAAGCCACGATCCAGGAACAACGCGACGACATCGACACCGCCATCGCGCAATTTCGCCGCGAACAACTCGACGCCCTCAATCAGGCGCAACAGCAACTGACCCAGGACCAGGGCGACGAAACCAAGTCCCGACAACGGCAATCGCAAACCCATTTGACTGCACCGGTGGGCGGCACCGTGCAGGAACTGGCCGTGCATACGATTGGCGGCGTCGTCACCCCGGCGCAAGCCCTGCTGGTGATTGTGCCGGACGACGCCGGACTGGAAGTTGAAGCGCAGATTCTCAACCGCGATATCGGCTTTGTCCGCCCGGGGCAGGACGCCGAAATCAAGCTGGATGCCTTTCCGTATACGCACTACGGGACTATTGCCGGCAAGGTCATGTCGATTTCCCAGGACGCGGTCAAGGACGACAAGTTGGGGCTGATTTATCCGGCAAGGATACAACTCAGTACGCATGTAGTTATGGCGGATGGAAAAAATTCAACTGGAGCCGGGGATGTCGAGTTCGGTGGAGATCAAGACCGAGCAGCGGCGGATTATTGA